The DNA segment TGCTGCACGAGATGCGTATGGATCGCCGCGGTGGCGAGCAGCGCCGGAATGGCCACATTGTCGCGATCGGTCTTGCGGTCCGACACGATCAGCATGTTGTAGCCGGACTTGACCGCGTCCACGGCTTCCGCGCACAGCGACGCGAGACGTGCCTCGATCCCTTCCTTGCCCCACGCGACCGGATAGCAGATGTTCAGCTCGTACGAGCTGAACTTGCCGCCCGTGTACTGATCGATTTCGCGGATCTTGGCGATGTCCTTGAAGTCGAGCACCGGCTGCGACACTTCGAGACGCATCGGCGGGTTGATGTTGTTCGTGTCGAGCAGGTTCGGCTTGGGGCCGACGAACGACACCAGCGACATCACCATGTTTTCGCGGATCGGGTCGATCGGCGGGTTCGTGACTTGCGCGAACAGCTGCTTGAAGTAGTGATAGAGCGTCTTGTTCTTGTTGGACATGACGGCCAGCGGCGAGTCGTTGCCCATTGAACCGACCGCTTCTTCCCCGGCTTGCGCCATCGGCGCCATCAGGAACTTGAGATCTTCCTGCGTGTAGCCGAACGCCTGCTGACGATCCAGCAAAGCGGCGGGCTCGCGGCGTTCGGTCGCGACGTCTTCGGCCTTCGGCTCGATTTCGTCGAGCTTGATGCGCACCGCGTCGATCCAGCTCTTGTAGGGCTTCGCGTTCGCGAGGTTGTCCTTCAGTTCCTTGTCGTCGATGATGCGGCCGTGCTCCATGTCGATCAGGAACATCTTGCCCGGCTGCAGACGCCACTTCTTGACAATCTTCGACTCGGGGATCGGCAGCGTGCCGGCTTCCGACGCCATGATGACGAGATCGTCGTCCGTGACGATGTAGCGCGCCGGACGCAGACCGTTACGGTCGAGCGTCGCGCCGATCTGACGGCCGTCGGTGAAGGCGATCGCGGCGGGGCCGTCCCACGGCTCCATCATCGCGGCATGATATTCGTAGAACGCTCGGCGGTTCTCGTCCATCAGCGTGTGCTGCTCCCAGGCTTCCGGGATCATCATCATCATGGCGTGGACGAGCGGGTAGCCGGCCATGACCAGCAGTTCGAGGCAATTATCGAACGAAGCAGTGTCCGACTGGCCCGGATAGATCAGCGGCCACAGCTTCGGCAGGTCGTCGCCGAGCACGTGCGACGCGATGGCGCCGGTACGCGCGTTCAGCCAGTTGACGTTGCCCTTCACCGTGTTGATTTCGCCGTTGTGGGCGATCATGCGGTACGGGTGAGCCAGTTCCCATGCCGGGAAGGTGTTCGTGGAGAAGCGCTGGTGTACGAGCGCGAGCGCCGACACGGTGCGCTCGTCCTGCAGGTCGCGGTAATACACGCCGACCTGGCCGGCCAGCAGCAGACCCTTGTAGACGACCGTGCGCGCCGACATGGACGGCACGAAGTATTCCTTGCCGTGCTTCAGCTTGAGCGCCTGGATGCGGTGGCTCGCGGTCTTACGGATGATGTACAGCTTCCGTTCGAGCGCGTCCGTCACCATGATGTCCTTGCCGCGGCCGATGAAAATCTGGCGGATCAGCGGCTCGCTCGCCTTCACGGTAGGCGAAATCGGCATGGTGTGGTCGACCGGGACATCGCGCCAGCCGAGCACGACCTGGCCTTCGGCCTTCACCGTGCGTTCGAGCTCCTGCTCACAGGCAAGGCGCGACGCGTGTTCCTTCGGCAGAAACACCATGCCCACGCCATACTCGCCGAACGGGGGCAGCACCACGCCCTGGCGAGCCATTTCCTCGCGATAGAAGCCGTCCGGAATCTGGATCAGGATGCCCGCGCCGTCGCCCATGAGCGGATCGGCGCCGACGGCGCCCCGGTGGTCGAGATTTTCGAGAATCTTCAGGCCTTGCTGAATGATCTCGTGACTCTTCTTGCCCTTGATGTGAGCGACGAAGCCAACGCCGCAGGCGTCATGCTCGTTTTGCGGGTCGTACAGACCTTGCGCGGCGGGAACCGGATGAGTCGGTTGCAAGTGGTCGTTCATGGGGACACCGTCTGTGAGGGGCCGAACAGGCCGTTAAACCATTTTTCTATTGCCGCAGTTCGCACCGCAACCGCGTCGCCGCTCCTCACGCTGATGTTACGCGTGCCAAAAAGCGCCGGAATTCGGAATATACGCGACGAATCAAGCAAATAGCAAATAAATCCGTCTGATAGAGACCCAATTATCAAGTTGGTGCATTGCACGCCATTTTTATTAGTTCCATATCATCTTTGTACGAGAAAAACGGCATGCGAGATGCCGTTCGGTGCCAACGCGTTGATGTGAAACGGTTTATTGCGTCTGCGGTGTTTCACGAACTTTGCGTGGCCGTCCGCGTGGCAGCGGCGAGACACGCCGGTTGGCGGCCCGCGCCGCCCACTCGCGATACGTATCGCTTCCCAGTACCCACCCCTTGAGCGTGGCCTGCTGCAGCTGACTGGCTTCGCGCTCGTCAAGCGGCTGCTCGCATAGTTCGCGGTACGCGCGCTGCCGTTCGAACGGCGTGTTACCCAGCGACCAGTACAGCGGGTGGTCGGTGATCAGGCTGTCGAGGGTCAGCCCAATATGGTGCCGGTAGCTCGACCACCGGTACTCTTCTGGCGCATTCACGAGGCCTGCGCGCACCGGGCACATTTCAACGACCCGGCTTGCAAGCAGAAAGTAACGCTCGCCTTCAATCACGGTCGCCCTGTAGCGCCCTTCCCACAACGTGCCACGGCGCGCGTAACGCCTGTTAAAGTGCGCCACATAGCGGCGTCCAACCGCCTGCATCGCTTTTGGCAGACTCGACTCTTCTGTCGGCGTGACGAGCAGCTGGACCGCCCCCGGCATCAACGCATAAGCGTGAATCGATAAGTGATGATCGCGCGAAGCCGCTTTCAGACAGTCGATAAAAAGCTCGTAGTCCTGGTCGTCGACGAACGCAGGCTGCTGATCGAGTCCGCGAAGAATGACGTGTTGCGGCTGATCAGGGACGTAGAGACGTGCAAGCCGTGCCATGCTGGAGTATCCGATAGTCGCGTTGGTACATACCCGAAGGTCCGGAGAGCCGCATGCGCCAAAGGTTCGGCGCGGCGCGGCTGAGCCAAAAAACGACGCGGAGCTTAGGGAGAAAACTCTAACCGGCGCGTATGGTTTGTTTGAAACGATCTGGTCATAATGAGCGGGCCTTTTCTGGAGGAGCACATATGAAATTAAAACAGGCCGTAACGGGGATAGCAGCGCTCGCCTGCATGACGACAGCAGCGCACGCACAATCGGCCGGCAGCTTTTTCGTCACTTCGGGCTGGTTCCATCTTTCGCCTCAATCGAGCAGCCAACCGTTACGAATCACGAGCTTTGGTGGCAGCCCGACCAATATCACAGAAGCCAATACCGGCGCGTCGCTCAGCTCAGCCGACACCATCGGCTTCACCGCCGGTTACTTCGTCACTGACCACATTGCAACCGAGTTCGTGATCGGCGTTCCGCCTGAATTCGATCTCGACGGCTCGGGCGCTTTTTCGCAGTACGGCAAACTGGGCCAGGCAAAACAGTGGAGCCCGACTCTGCTGTTCAAGTACTACTTCAATGCGCCGACCGCCACGTTCCGTCCGTATCTCGGAGTCGGTGTGAGCCGAATCTGGTTCACCGACGAGAAGATCACCAACGGCGTATTTCAGGCCAACGTTCTGCATGGTCCGACCAGCGTCTCCACGGATAGTTCGTGGGAGCCGGTGTTTAATGCGGGTTTCACTTACGCGTTCAATCAGCACTGGTTCGCAGGCTTTTCG comes from the Paraburkholderia sp. PREW-6R genome and includes:
- a CDS encoding transposase, coding for MARLARLYVPDQPQHVILRGLDQQPAFVDDQDYELFIDCLKAASRDHHLSIHAYALMPGAVQLLVTPTEESSLPKAMQAVGRRYVAHFNRRYARRGTLWEGRYRATVIEGERYFLLASRVVEMCPVRAGLVNAPEEYRWSSYRHHIGLTLDSLITDHPLYWSLGNTPFERQRAYRELCEQPLDEREASQLQQATLKGWVLGSDTYREWAARAANRRVSPLPRGRPRKVRETPQTQ
- a CDS encoding OmpW family outer membrane protein, with the protein product MKLKQAVTGIAALACMTTAAHAQSAGSFFVTSGWFHLSPQSSSQPLRITSFGGSPTNITEANTGASLSSADTIGFTAGYFVTDHIATEFVIGVPPEFDLDGSGAFSQYGKLGQAKQWSPTLLFKYYFNAPTATFRPYLGVGVSRIWFTDEKITNGVFQANVLHGPTSVSTDSSWEPVFNAGFTYAFNQHWFAGFSISYLPLSTTAKLNTAAATPVGTLNVQSQTKIKLNPIVTYVNIGYRF